From one Verrucomicrobiota bacterium JB022 genomic stretch:
- a CDS encoding DUF4291 domain-containing protein encodes MHSPPLREIRAVYTEQTIRVYQAYADPIADAALERGTFCGPFKMTRMTWIKPSFLWMMYRCGWAEKEGQTRVLAVDISRRGFEWALSHACLSHFDSTRHNDEAEWKRAMQESPVRVQWDPERDLSFAPLDYRSLQVGLSGEAVEQYVKDWISHIEDVTPLARQIYQEVLGGRYQAASELLPPERPYLLPSDIAAKIGML; translated from the coding sequence ATGCACTCCCCACCTCTGCGAGAGATCAGGGCCGTATATACGGAACAGACGATCCGTGTTTACCAAGCCTACGCCGATCCGATTGCAGACGCCGCTCTAGAGCGGGGCACCTTTTGCGGCCCTTTCAAGATGACGCGCATGACATGGATCAAGCCGTCATTTCTCTGGATGATGTATCGCTGCGGATGGGCCGAAAAGGAAGGTCAGACAAGGGTGTTGGCAGTCGATATCTCGCGAAGAGGCTTCGAATGGGCATTGTCCCATGCTTGTCTCAGCCATTTTGATTCAACCCGCCACAATGACGAAGCGGAATGGAAGCGGGCGATGCAAGAATCGCCCGTCCGTGTGCAATGGGATCCGGAACGCGATCTTTCTTTCGCTCCCTTGGATTATCGCTCGCTTCAAGTCGGTTTGTCGGGCGAAGCCGTGGAACAGTATGTAAAGGACTGGATTTCTCACATCGAAGACGTCACACCTTTGGCAAGGCAGATTTATCAAGAAGTCTTGGGTGGGCGGTATCAAGCGGCGAGTGAGCTACTGCCTCCAGAGCGCCCCTACCTGCTGCCGTCGGATATTGCGGCAAAAATCGGAATGTTGTAA
- the aroC gene encoding chorismate synthase, with product MGNNFGTLFRISTWGESHGGSVGVVIDGCPPGLALTEADVQFELDRRRPGQSDITTPRNESDTVQFLSGIYEGRTLGTPLAMNVVNKDARPSAYTEMREKYRPSHADFTYQQKFGRRAAEGGGRSSARETIGRVAAGAVARKILKEALGVEIVAYIERVHDIAMPELATAPTLAEVEATAVRCPDLETAERMIARIKEVRSQGDSVGGIVKCHITNCPIGLGAPVFDRLEADLGKAMLSLPATKAFEVGSGFAGTLMKGSEHNDLFENREGKVRTKTNRSGGVQGGISNGEEIYFRVGFKPTATIIQRQPTVNLQGEETELMGRGRHDACVVPRAVPIIEAMAALVLLDHYLRHAAQNRTFQFA from the coding sequence ATGGGTAACAACTTCGGCACCCTTTTCCGGATTTCCACCTGGGGCGAGAGCCACGGGGGTAGCGTGGGCGTGGTTATCGACGGCTGCCCCCCTGGGCTGGCCTTGACCGAGGCGGACGTGCAGTTCGAGCTCGACCGCCGCCGCCCGGGCCAGAGCGACATCACCACGCCGCGCAACGAGAGCGACACCGTGCAGTTCCTCAGTGGCATCTACGAAGGCCGCACGCTGGGCACCCCGCTGGCCATGAACGTGGTCAACAAGGACGCGCGCCCCTCGGCCTACACGGAGATGCGCGAAAAGTATCGCCCCAGCCACGCCGACTTTACCTACCAGCAAAAGTTTGGCCGCCGTGCCGCCGAAGGTGGTGGCCGCAGCAGCGCCCGCGAAACGATTGGCCGGGTGGCCGCCGGTGCCGTCGCCCGCAAGATCCTGAAGGAGGCCCTTGGGGTCGAAATCGTCGCCTACATCGAGCGCGTGCACGACATCGCGATGCCGGAGCTGGCGACCGCCCCCACCCTGGCCGAAGTTGAGGCCACCGCCGTGCGTTGCCCCGACCTGGAAACGGCCGAGCGCATGATCGCCCGCATCAAGGAGGTGCGAAGCCAGGGCGACAGCGTGGGCGGCATCGTGAAGTGCCACATCACCAATTGCCCCATCGGCCTCGGTGCGCCTGTGTTTGACCGGCTGGAAGCCGACCTCGGCAAGGCCATGCTAAGCCTGCCCGCGACCAAGGCCTTCGAAGTTGGCAGCGGCTTTGCCGGCACCCTGATGAAGGGCAGCGAGCACAACGACCTTTTTGAAAACCGCGAGGGCAAGGTGCGCACCAAGACCAACCGCAGCGGCGGTGTGCAGGGCGGCATCTCCAACGGCGAGGAAATCTACTTCCGCGTCGGCTTCAAGCCCACCGCGACCATCATCCAGAGGCAGCCCACGGTGAACCTGCAAGGCGAGGAAACGGAGCTGATGGGCCGCGGGCGCCACGATGCCTGCGTCGTGCCCCGCGCGGTGCCGATCATCGAAGCCATGGCGGCACTCGTGCTGCTCGACCACTACCTGCGCCACGCCGCGCAGAACCGGACGTTCCAGTTCGCGTAA